The Streptomyces sp. NBC_01142 genome has a window encoding:
- a CDS encoding conjugal transfer protein, protein MKSVLTRRPAKAAATAPAKAEPQDWAIDEGPRDVGGWSTGAQANTSTMIRWTVWGLLVLGPLLGAAAYLSVPAQAGPSKPKAAPAAPAAVGAQGAGGFAQLFVAAYIAAGEGDQAKLAAYYPAATSLRLEGASGRRTGEQLTVVRLRQADHGLWSVTVAARITEAEPTAKPSDNDRRDAKADAKKAAAEAVHYFQVPVATAPAAGGANGYVALAMPAEVASPERIEAPELVYGPLRPALPTDPRTQAVTEFLTAYLTRAGAGELDRYLAPGTKLAAITPAPYTGIAVDQLAIEGEKSSEPVTTVSGDGTTLRLLVALRATGHDEVRVPLTYALTLKARAGRWEIASLDGAPAPAPVRPAAPSASPTPTP, encoded by the coding sequence ATGAAATCTGTGCTGACGCGCCGCCCTGCCAAGGCCGCGGCCACCGCACCGGCCAAAGCCGAGCCGCAGGACTGGGCCATCGACGAAGGCCCCCGGGATGTCGGCGGCTGGTCGACCGGCGCCCAGGCGAACACCTCCACGATGATCCGCTGGACAGTCTGGGGGCTGCTCGTCCTGGGACCGCTGCTCGGCGCGGCCGCGTACCTGTCGGTGCCGGCCCAGGCCGGACCATCGAAGCCGAAGGCGGCGCCCGCCGCACCGGCCGCCGTCGGCGCCCAGGGCGCCGGCGGCTTCGCCCAGCTCTTCGTCGCCGCCTACATTGCCGCGGGGGAGGGCGACCAGGCCAAGCTCGCCGCCTACTACCCGGCCGCCACCAGCCTCCGCCTCGAAGGGGCTTCGGGCCGGCGTACCGGCGAGCAGCTCACCGTCGTACGGCTGCGCCAGGCCGACCACGGCCTCTGGTCGGTGACGGTGGCCGCCCGCATCACCGAAGCCGAGCCCACCGCCAAGCCCTCGGACAACGACCGCCGCGACGCCAAGGCCGACGCCAAGAAAGCTGCTGCCGAGGCCGTCCACTACTTCCAGGTCCCGGTCGCCACCGCTCCCGCCGCAGGCGGGGCGAACGGTTACGTGGCTCTGGCCATGCCGGCCGAAGTTGCCTCCCCCGAGCGGATCGAGGCGCCGGAGCTGGTCTACGGACCGCTGCGGCCGGCCCTTCCCACCGACCCGCGGACCCAGGCCGTCACCGAGTTCCTGACCGCCTATCTCACCCGCGCCGGCGCCGGTGAGCTCGACCGCTACCTCGCGCCCGGAACCAAGCTCGCCGCCATCACCCCCGCGCCCTACACCGGCATCGCCGTCGACCAGCTCGCCATAGAGGGCGAGAAGAGCTCCGAGCCCGTGACCACAGTGTCCGGCGACGGCACCACGCTGCGGCTGCTGGTCGCCCTGCGCGCCACGGGACACGACGAGGTCCGCGTCCCGCTCACCTACGCCCTGACCCTCAAGGCCCGCGCCGGCCGCTGGGAGATCGCCTCCCTGGACGGGGCTCCGGCTCCTGCGCCCGTCCGTCCGGCTGCCCCCTCTGCCAGCCCCACCCCCACGCCCTGA
- a CDS encoding ATP-binding protein, giving the protein MMHLPIRHVANNLVFTTHGTTWALWRVAAANYSHAPATAKKRRLKSLESLFKSLTGEPMLMSLCPQVDPIAVVRAMVADVDLKKSPRYELLGHAVLDQLEEMELTGRTDWLAIPLPALSRKDAALSAFQAAKAEVELQLGLMPAPITAGEIERRTEQAMRMHAQWPSGVTMRPATEVEILWIYGHSARRGLAEPFLPDGTEQGLRGRGRTVAALGEVLLAEGGADFKERRAAPGNPFERRYLQVSSEWGDSYQAMLALSEMPEAFALPGAAYLQQLDDLAYPVDWTARLVITPGAKAEAKTRKRARHLKAQAAEYVGDPAGPPTSIAKNEMDNDEYRDRLTSSAREVEIRAMVTLAVWGASPDDAQDRAAALASDFGATDYTFSRPVGEQSNLWHAMLPGCRTPRVMTGYAQYLLARDFAMAMPWCGSQLGDERGGLFGLQLASGGARPVMVDPARGPRQNASASMAFIGELGAGKSVGLKTAVYNVLARGHQPGRPDSRGRAVIVDRTKEEEWARFASACPGTTQVIRIDQTAEVSLDPLRLYVQDSPKVAARFCESFLTLLLGVKPMDLEGVALSEAVQAVLERPEPSMRALVDELTARGAEDTSARNLARKLKAVARKDLAAVVFDDTLPVVDTARADSVVFLVNSLALPKKSELASEHRIERLEFEKVLGRSLMYLIAAVARETVMKAKEEFGVAVFDECWWLTSSEEGLELLLELMRDGRKHNAAAYVGSHDPHDIGPADSEKGAIIRGLIPHRLLFRQTTRSLASRGLEFLGVDATDADLLDLVTAGLSPLDLPDEEKLARAGECLYRDLAGRIGMMRVLIPVDPAVMRVIHTTPSDYRAAA; this is encoded by the coding sequence ATGATGCATCTGCCGATCCGGCATGTCGCCAACAACCTCGTCTTCACCACCCACGGCACCACCTGGGCCCTCTGGCGGGTGGCGGCCGCCAACTACAGCCACGCGCCGGCCACCGCGAAGAAGCGCCGGCTGAAGTCACTTGAGTCGCTGTTCAAGTCGCTCACCGGCGAGCCGATGCTCATGTCGCTGTGCCCGCAGGTCGACCCGATCGCCGTCGTCCGCGCCATGGTCGCCGACGTCGACCTGAAGAAGTCGCCGCGCTACGAGCTGCTCGGCCACGCGGTCCTGGACCAGCTCGAGGAGATGGAGCTGACGGGCCGCACCGACTGGCTCGCAATCCCTCTGCCCGCGCTGTCCCGCAAGGACGCCGCACTGTCCGCCTTCCAGGCCGCCAAGGCCGAAGTCGAGCTGCAGCTCGGCCTGATGCCCGCCCCCATCACCGCCGGCGAGATCGAGCGGCGTACCGAGCAGGCGATGCGGATGCACGCGCAGTGGCCGTCCGGGGTCACCATGCGGCCGGCCACCGAGGTCGAGATTCTGTGGATCTACGGGCACAGTGCCCGCCGCGGCCTTGCCGAGCCGTTCCTGCCCGACGGCACCGAGCAGGGCCTGCGCGGCCGCGGCCGCACGGTCGCGGCCCTGGGGGAGGTGCTGCTCGCCGAGGGCGGCGCCGACTTCAAAGAGCGCCGGGCCGCACCGGGCAACCCCTTCGAGCGGCGCTATCTGCAGGTATCCAGCGAGTGGGGCGACTCCTACCAGGCGATGCTCGCCCTCTCCGAGATGCCGGAGGCCTTCGCGCTGCCGGGGGCGGCGTACCTGCAGCAGCTCGACGATCTGGCCTACCCGGTCGACTGGACGGCCCGCCTGGTCATCACCCCCGGTGCCAAGGCCGAGGCCAAGACCCGTAAGCGGGCCCGCCACCTGAAGGCGCAGGCCGCCGAGTACGTCGGCGACCCGGCAGGGCCGCCCACCTCGATCGCGAAGAACGAGATGGACAACGACGAATACCGCGACCGGCTCACCTCGTCCGCGCGCGAGGTCGAGATCCGCGCCATGGTCACCCTGGCTGTGTGGGGGGCCAGCCCGGACGACGCCCAGGATCGTGCCGCTGCCCTCGCATCGGATTTCGGGGCGACGGACTACACCTTCTCCCGCCCGGTGGGGGAGCAGTCCAACCTGTGGCACGCGATGCTGCCCGGCTGCCGCACCCCGCGGGTGATGACCGGGTACGCCCAGTACCTGCTCGCCCGCGACTTCGCGATGGCCATGCCCTGGTGCGGCTCCCAGCTCGGCGACGAGCGCGGCGGCCTGTTCGGCCTGCAGCTCGCCTCCGGCGGCGCCCGCCCCGTCATGGTCGACCCCGCCCGAGGGCCCCGCCAGAACGCCTCCGCCTCCATGGCCTTCATCGGCGAGCTCGGCGCCGGCAAGTCCGTCGGTCTGAAAACGGCGGTCTACAACGTGCTCGCCCGCGGCCATCAGCCGGGCCGGCCCGACTCCCGCGGCCGCGCCGTCATCGTGGACCGCACCAAGGAAGAGGAGTGGGCACGGTTCGCCAGCGCTTGCCCAGGCACCACCCAGGTCATCAGGATCGACCAGACCGCCGAAGTGTCTCTCGACCCCCTGCGCCTGTACGTACAGGACAGCCCGAAGGTCGCGGCACGCTTCTGCGAGTCCTTCCTGACCCTGCTGCTCGGCGTGAAGCCGATGGACCTGGAAGGCGTCGCACTGTCCGAGGCGGTCCAGGCCGTTCTGGAACGCCCCGAGCCCTCCATGCGCGCCCTGGTCGACGAACTCACCGCCCGCGGAGCTGAGGACACTTCTGCCCGCAACCTGGCCCGCAAGCTCAAGGCCGTAGCCCGCAAGGACCTCGCCGCCGTCGTCTTCGATGACACACTCCCGGTCGTCGACACGGCGCGAGCCGACAGCGTCGTCTTTCTCGTCAACTCCCTCGCCCTGCCCAAGAAGAGCGAGCTCGCCTCCGAACACCGCATCGAGCGCCTCGAGTTCGAGAAGGTGCTGGGCCGGTCCCTGATGTACCTGATCGCTGCCGTCGCGCGCGAGACCGTCATGAAGGCCAAGGAAGAGTTCGGGGTCGCGGTCTTCGACGAGTGCTGGTGGCTCACCAGCTCGGAGGAGGGCCTGGAGCTGCTGCTCGAGCTGATGCGTGACGGCCGTAAGCACAACGCCGCCGCCTACGTGGGGTCGCACGACCCGCACGACATCGGGCCGGCCGACAGCGAGAAGGGCGCCATCATCCGCGGCCTGATCCCGCACCGGCTCCTGTTCCGCCAGACCACCCGGTCGCTGGCGTCGCGCGGGCTGGAGTTCCTCGGTGTGGACGCCACCGATGCCGACCTGCTGGACCTGGTCACCGCCGGCCTGTCTCCGCTGGATCTGCCGGACGAGGAGAAGCTGGCCCGTGCGGGAGAGTGCCTCTACCGCGATCTCGCCGGCCGCATCGGAATGATGCGGGTCCTCATTCCGGTCGACCCGGCCGTCATGCGCGTCATCCACACCACACCCAGCGACTACCGGGCCGCGGCATGA
- a CDS encoding C40 family peptidase gives MTKQRKKWLAGGSSLIALAIILMGAIAAHVTGVAQGDAEAAARTRARCSVGGAPGMDVDTAQVAQQVKAVLAGNTGDVQVSGLSLPKEQIPNAKVIVATGVQMKIPARGQVIALATALQESTLRNIDHGDRDSLGLFQQRPSQGWGTRQQVLDPVYASTKFYKALRSLKDWEHMPLTVAAQKVQKSGLPDAYAKHEPLATALQRAIAPTLGAAGASPALTGGFGTGGCVTQAGADYGDIAPGKLPDGYQIPINAPMQARNAIRWALGQLGTPYQWGGTCTNPHGNVARDRCDCSSLMQRAYGVAGIEISRTTYTQINDGRPVSTNALQPGDLVFTEGTASRPEHVAMAIGDGLVVHAPRPGRVVEVAKVATHGTILVARRIVP, from the coding sequence GTGACCAAGCAACGTAAGAAGTGGCTGGCGGGCGGCAGCAGCCTGATCGCGCTGGCGATCATCCTCATGGGGGCGATCGCTGCGCACGTCACCGGTGTCGCCCAAGGCGACGCCGAGGCCGCCGCCCGCACCCGGGCCCGCTGCTCCGTCGGCGGGGCCCCGGGCATGGACGTCGACACCGCCCAGGTTGCGCAGCAGGTGAAGGCCGTGCTCGCCGGAAACACCGGCGACGTCCAGGTGTCGGGCCTGTCGCTGCCCAAGGAGCAGATCCCGAACGCGAAGGTGATCGTGGCCACCGGCGTGCAGATGAAGATCCCAGCCCGCGGGCAGGTCATCGCGCTCGCTACCGCCCTGCAGGAATCAACCCTGCGCAATATCGACCACGGCGACCGCGACAGCCTCGGCCTGTTCCAGCAGCGGCCCTCCCAGGGCTGGGGCACCCGTCAGCAAGTCCTCGATCCGGTCTACGCGTCGACCAAGTTCTACAAAGCGCTGAGGTCCCTGAAGGACTGGGAGCACATGCCGCTCACCGTCGCCGCCCAGAAGGTGCAGAAGTCGGGGCTGCCCGACGCGTACGCCAAGCACGAGCCGCTGGCCACCGCACTGCAGCGGGCCATCGCGCCGACGCTCGGCGCCGCCGGTGCCAGCCCCGCGCTCACTGGCGGCTTCGGTACGGGCGGCTGTGTCACGCAGGCCGGCGCCGACTACGGCGACATTGCCCCGGGCAAGCTGCCGGACGGCTACCAGATCCCCATCAACGCCCCCATGCAGGCCCGCAACGCGATCCGCTGGGCGCTCGGTCAGCTCGGCACGCCGTACCAGTGGGGCGGCACGTGTACCAACCCGCACGGCAACGTCGCGCGTGACCGGTGCGACTGCTCGTCCCTGATGCAGCGTGCGTACGGAGTGGCCGGCATCGAGATCTCCCGCACGACGTACACGCAGATCAACGACGGGCGGCCGGTGTCCACCAACGCACTCCAGCCGGGCGACCTGGTGTTCACCGAGGGCACCGCGTCCCGCCCCGAGCACGTGGCCATGGCGATCGGAGATGGACTTGTCGTGCACGCACCGCGCCCGGGACGCGTGGTGGAAGTGGCCAAGGTGGCTACCCACGGAACGATCCTCGTGGCCCGACGCATCGTGCCCTGA